A region from the Variovorax paradoxus genome encodes:
- a CDS encoding glucan biosynthesis protein, which produces MLDRRSFLAAGGAAAALAALGLPEEALAANGLKLSQPSPFSFDRLVAQARRLAGQPYAAATPLAPEVLEKIDYDAHGKIKFDPANALFRDGPGAFPVTFFHLGRFFQTPVRMHVLENSDGDAFAREVLYSPSYFSMPPDSPARALPAGAGFAGFRLQESRLGDQSKLDWQKNDWVAFLGASYFRAIGELYQYGLSARGLALDVAVPDKPEEFPTFTRFYFETPAANNTTSMTVYALLEGPSVTGVFKFVMQRGKAVIMDIDSRLFLRRDVSRLGLVPLTSMYWYSETIKPTAIDWRPEVHDSDGLAIWNGAGERIWRPLNNPVQTRASAFADARPRGFGLLQRDRVFDNFQDGVNYEKRPSLWIEPLGDWGEGSVQLIEIPTDDEIHDNIVAFWVPKADAKAGASYSLQYRLHWTDQEPFPSPLARCVATRIGRGGQPGQPRPPGVRKFMVEFVGQPLTTVPFGVKPELVLTAPRGKFSYVFAEAVPNGVPGHWRAQFDFTPEGNEPIDMRLYLKNGDQTLTETWLFQYQPV; this is translated from the coding sequence ATGCTTGATCGCCGATCCTTCCTTGCCGCAGGTGGTGCCGCCGCCGCACTCGCCGCCCTTGGACTGCCCGAAGAGGCATTGGCCGCCAACGGCCTGAAGCTGAGCCAGCCTTCGCCCTTCTCGTTCGACCGCCTCGTGGCGCAGGCCAGGCGCCTGGCCGGGCAGCCCTATGCCGCCGCCACGCCGCTCGCACCGGAGGTGCTCGAGAAGATCGACTACGACGCGCACGGCAAGATCAAGTTCGACCCGGCCAATGCGCTCTTCCGCGACGGCCCGGGCGCGTTTCCGGTCACCTTCTTTCACCTCGGCCGCTTCTTCCAGACGCCGGTGCGCATGCACGTGCTCGAAAACTCCGATGGCGATGCCTTCGCGCGCGAGGTGCTCTACAGCCCTTCGTACTTCTCGATGCCGCCCGACAGCCCGGCGCGCGCGCTGCCGGCTGGCGCGGGCTTTGCGGGCTTTCGCCTGCAGGAAAGCCGCCTGGGCGACCAGAGCAAGCTCGACTGGCAGAAGAACGACTGGGTCGCGTTCCTGGGCGCCTCCTACTTCCGCGCGATCGGCGAGCTCTACCAGTACGGCCTGTCGGCCCGCGGCCTTGCGCTCGACGTGGCGGTACCCGACAAGCCCGAAGAGTTCCCGACCTTCACGCGCTTCTATTTCGAAACGCCGGCCGCGAACAACACCACCTCGATGACGGTCTACGCACTGCTCGAAGGGCCGAGCGTCACGGGCGTGTTCAAGTTCGTGATGCAGCGCGGCAAGGCCGTGATCATGGACATCGACTCGCGCCTGTTCCTGCGCCGCGACGTGTCGCGCCTGGGCCTGGTGCCGCTCACCTCGATGTACTGGTACTCGGAAACCATCAAGCCCACCGCCATTGACTGGCGCCCCGAGGTGCACGACTCCGACGGACTGGCCATCTGGAACGGCGCGGGCGAGCGCATCTGGCGCCCGCTCAACAACCCTGTGCAGACGCGCGCCTCGGCCTTTGCGGACGCCCGGCCGCGCGGCTTCGGGCTGCTGCAGCGCGACCGCGTCTTCGACAATTTCCAGGACGGCGTCAACTACGAGAAGCGCCCGAGCCTCTGGATCGAACCACTGGGCGATTGGGGCGAAGGCTCGGTGCAGCTGATCGAGATCCCGACCGACGACGAGATCCACGACAACATCGTCGCCTTCTGGGTGCCCAAGGCCGATGCCAAGGCGGGCGCGAGCTACAGCCTGCAGTACCGGCTGCACTGGACCGACCAGGAACCCTTTCCCTCGCCGCTCGCGCGCTGCGTGGCCACGCGCATCGGGCGCGGCGGACAGCCGGGCCAGCCGCGCCCGCCGGGCGTGCGCAAGTTCATGGTGGAGTTTGTCGGGCAGCCGCTTACCACCGTGCCCTTCGGCGTGAAGCCCGAGCTGGTGCTGACGGCGCCGCGCGGCAAGTTCTCCTACGTCTTTGCCGAGGCCGTGCCCAACGGCGTGCCGGGCCACTGGCGCGCGCAGTTCGACTTCACGCCCGAGGGCAACGAGCCCATCGACATGCGGCTCTATCTGAAGAATGGCGACCAGACGCTGACCGAAACCTGGCTGTTCCAGTACCAGCCGGTGTGA
- a CDS encoding class I SAM-dependent methyltransferase encodes MTTSKRPARSLSPVPSTLRIPLAARASGDAMFPQMAVRDAYAASILEKIRDDGQALPEDRATIYGILSRTRRFRSLAQEFLEQHPGARVVNMGCGLSHYYQWLDDGKCRMTDADLPEVLALRRELIPETNTRHDARALDLTSAHWWEQLDLPRKRQGRPVFLFTEGVLMYLQPPQVQAVLATFGERAPAGSVLAFDAMCWLAVGRAAQHPSVRATGAEFHWGLRKAAELTQAHPRLRLDATYRVLEGIGLPYALFAPLMLMLLGVPLYAVYALGVADSADT; translated from the coding sequence ATGACAACAAGCAAGAGGCCCGCGCGAAGCCTGTCGCCCGTGCCTTCCACCTTGCGGATTCCCCTTGCCGCGCGTGCCTCGGGCGACGCGATGTTTCCACAGATGGCCGTGCGGGACGCCTACGCCGCATCGATCCTCGAAAAGATCCGCGACGACGGGCAGGCCCTCCCCGAAGACCGGGCCACCATCTACGGCATCCTGAGCCGCACGCGCCGCTTCCGCAGCCTCGCGCAGGAGTTCCTCGAGCAGCATCCGGGCGCGCGCGTGGTGAACATGGGCTGCGGGCTGAGCCACTACTACCAGTGGCTCGACGACGGAAAGTGCCGCATGACCGACGCCGACCTGCCCGAGGTGCTCGCGCTGCGCCGCGAGCTCATTCCCGAAACCAATACGCGCCACGATGCGCGCGCGCTCGACCTCACATCGGCCCATTGGTGGGAGCAGCTCGACCTGCCGCGCAAGCGCCAGGGGCGGCCGGTCTTTCTCTTTACCGAAGGCGTGCTGATGTACCTCCAGCCGCCACAGGTGCAGGCCGTGCTCGCGACCTTCGGCGAGCGCGCCCCCGCAGGCTCGGTGCTGGCCTTCGATGCGATGTGCTGGCTGGCCGTGGGCCGCGCCGCGCAGCATCCGTCGGTGCGGGCCACCGGCGCGGAGTTCCATTGGGGCCTGCGCAAGGCCGCCGAGCTGACGCAAGCCCATCCGCGACTGCGCCTCGATGCCACCTACCGGGTGCTCGAAGGCATCGGCCTGCCCTACGCCCTGTTCGCGCCGCTGATGCTGATGCTGCTCGGTGTACCGCTCTATGCCGTCTACGCGCTGGGCGTGGCCGACAGCGCCGATACATAA
- a CDS encoding CoA-acylating methylmalonate-semialdehyde dehydrogenase gives MTQQIAHFIGGQHAAGGSTRTQDVTNPASGKVTGKVALAAQADVDAAVAAAQAAFPKWADTPPIRRARVMFKFLELLNLHKDELAHMITAEHGKVFTDAQGEVSRGIDIVEFACGIPQLLKGDFTDQVSTGIDNWTLRQPLGVVAGITPFNFPVMVPMWMFPVAIAAGNTFVLKPSPTDPTPSLRMAELLKEAGLPDGVFNVVQGDKVAVDALLEHPDVKAISFVGSTPIANYIYETGARNGKRVQALGGAKNHMVVMPDADIDQTVDALIGAGYGSAGERCMAISVAVLVGDVADKIIPKLVERTKTLKVLDGENLAAEMGPIVTRAAHERITGYIAQGEKEGAKLLVDGRGFDGAMAGQGCGDGFWMGGTLFDHVTPEMRIYKEEIFGPVLSCVRVANFKDAVDLVNGHEFGNGVSCFTRDGNVAREFGRRIQVGMVGINVPIPVPMAWHGFGGWKRSLFGDMHAYGEEGVRFYTKQKSIMQRWPESTPKGAEFVMPTAK, from the coding sequence ATGACCCAGCAGATTGCCCATTTCATCGGCGGCCAGCACGCCGCCGGCGGTTCCACCCGCACGCAGGACGTCACCAACCCGGCGTCCGGCAAGGTCACGGGCAAGGTGGCGCTGGCCGCCCAGGCCGACGTCGATGCCGCGGTGGCCGCCGCGCAGGCCGCCTTTCCCAAGTGGGCCGACACGCCGCCGATCCGCCGCGCCCGCGTGATGTTCAAGTTTCTGGAGCTGCTCAACCTGCACAAGGACGAACTCGCGCACATGATCACCGCCGAGCACGGCAAGGTGTTCACCGACGCGCAGGGCGAAGTTTCGCGCGGCATCGACATCGTCGAGTTCGCCTGCGGCATCCCGCAGCTGCTCAAGGGCGACTTCACCGACCAGGTCTCCACCGGCATCGACAACTGGACGCTGCGCCAGCCGCTCGGCGTGGTTGCCGGCATCACGCCCTTCAACTTCCCGGTGATGGTGCCGATGTGGATGTTCCCGGTGGCCATTGCCGCGGGCAACACCTTCGTGCTCAAGCCCAGCCCGACCGACCCGACCCCATCGCTGCGCATGGCCGAGCTGCTGAAGGAAGCGGGCCTGCCCGACGGCGTGTTCAACGTGGTGCAGGGCGACAAGGTCGCGGTCGATGCGCTGCTCGAGCACCCCGATGTCAAGGCCATCAGCTTCGTGGGCTCCACGCCCATTGCCAACTACATCTACGAAACCGGCGCCCGCAACGGCAAGCGCGTGCAGGCCCTTGGCGGCGCAAAGAACCATATGGTGGTGATGCCCGACGCCGACATCGACCAAACGGTGGATGCACTCATCGGCGCCGGCTACGGCTCGGCCGGCGAGCGCTGCATGGCCATCAGCGTGGCCGTGCTGGTGGGCGACGTGGCCGACAAGATCATTCCCAAGCTCGTCGAACGCACGAAAACGCTCAAGGTGCTCGACGGCGAGAACCTCGCGGCCGAGATGGGCCCGATCGTCACGCGCGCGGCGCATGAGCGCATCACCGGCTACATCGCCCAGGGCGAAAAAGAAGGCGCGAAGCTGCTGGTCGATGGCCGCGGCTTCGACGGTGCGATGGCAGGCCAGGGCTGCGGCGACGGCTTCTGGATGGGCGGCACGCTGTTCGACCACGTCACGCCCGAGATGCGCATCTACAAGGAAGAGATCTTCGGCCCGGTGCTCTCCTGCGTGCGCGTGGCCAACTTCAAGGACGCGGTCGACCTGGTCAACGGCCACGAGTTCGGCAACGGCGTGAGCTGCTTCACGCGCGACGGCAACGTGGCGCGCGAGTTCGGCCGCCGCATCCAGGTGGGCATGGTCGGCATCAACGTGCCGATCCCGGTGCCGATGGCATGGCACGGCTTCGGCGGCTGGAAGCGTTCGCTGTTCGGCGACATGCATGCCTATGGCGAGGAAGGCGTGCGCTTCTACACCAAGCAGAAGTCGATCATGCAGCGCTGGCCCGAGAGCACGCCCAAGGGCGCCGAGTTCGTGATGCCGACCGCCAAGTAG
- a CDS encoding LysR family transcriptional regulator translates to MDLQKAESLWMHLHWLIVLGQQGSYTAAAARLGVSKAAMSQRIAELERAVGVTLVRRTTRSMRLTEAGQQLVDQTREPFEQIAHSFLEARDHAGEPRGLVRVTAPVALGRQQLLPRLADFLLAHPSIRVEMELSDRLSSLATEGFDLAVRHAASPPDTHVAWRLCDTRSVLVASRAYLRRRGTPLAPPALTEHDCLHYPRGQETNVWSFERRGGRARQAERVTVPIGGPLAANNSEALRDAAQAGLGIALLPDFSAQSGLQAGKLVEVLPDWQPTGAFADQIYAIRPYSLHIPRAVNLFVSHLRETLKAGFELPKAV, encoded by the coding sequence ATGGATCTGCAAAAAGCCGAATCGCTCTGGATGCACCTGCACTGGCTGATCGTGCTCGGCCAGCAGGGCAGCTATACCGCCGCCGCGGCGCGCCTGGGCGTGAGCAAGGCGGCCATGAGCCAGCGCATCGCCGAGTTGGAGCGGGCCGTGGGCGTCACGCTCGTGCGGCGCACCACCCGCAGCATGCGGCTGACCGAGGCCGGGCAGCAGCTGGTCGACCAGACGCGCGAGCCCTTCGAGCAGATCGCCCACAGCTTCCTGGAGGCGCGGGACCATGCGGGCGAACCGCGCGGCCTGGTGCGGGTGACCGCGCCGGTGGCGCTGGGGCGGCAGCAGTTGCTGCCCAGGCTCGCCGACTTTCTCCTGGCGCATCCGTCGATCCGCGTCGAAATGGAGCTTTCCGACCGGCTGAGCTCCCTGGCCACGGAAGGCTTCGACCTGGCGGTGCGGCATGCGGCATCGCCGCCCGATACGCACGTGGCCTGGCGGCTGTGCGACACGCGCTCGGTGCTGGTGGCGAGCCGTGCCTATCTGCGCCGCCGGGGAACGCCGCTGGCGCCGCCCGCGCTGACGGAGCACGACTGCCTGCACTATCCGCGCGGGCAGGAAACCAACGTGTGGTCGTTCGAGCGGCGCGGCGGCCGCGCGCGCCAGGCCGAGCGCGTGACCGTGCCCATCGGCGGCCCGCTGGCGGCCAACAACAGCGAGGCACTGCGCGACGCCGCCCAGGCGGGGCTCGGCATTGCGCTCCTGCCCGACTTCAGCGCGCAATCGGGTCTGCAGGCGGGCAAGCTGGTCGAGGTGCTGCCCGACTGGCAGCCCACGGGCGCCTTCGCCGACCAGATCTACGCCATACGGCCTTACTCGCTGCACATACCGCGCGCGGTCAACTTGTTCGTGAGCCATCTGCGCGAAACGCTCAAGGCGGGATTCGAGCTGCCCAAGGCTGTCTGA
- a CDS encoding helix-turn-helix domain-containing protein, with translation MAKPLPPEKQKTPELVLFGEAVRRRRKELGYSQEAFGDACGIDRSYMGGIERGEHNLALVNILKIIRALDIQPSEFFKELDKPAKKNKST, from the coding sequence ATGGCCAAACCTCTGCCCCCTGAAAAGCAAAAAACACCTGAACTGGTGCTTTTCGGGGAGGCTGTTCGCCGTCGGCGCAAGGAGCTCGGCTATTCGCAGGAAGCCTTCGGCGATGCATGCGGCATAGACCGCAGCTACATGGGCGGCATCGAGCGCGGCGAACATAACCTCGCCCTGGTCAACATCCTGAAGATCATCAGGGCGCTGGACATTCAGCCTTCGGAGTTCTTCAAGGAGCTGGACAAGCCCGCGAAGAAGAACAAGTCAACATAG